One genomic segment of Pseudodesulfovibrio sp. JC047 includes these proteins:
- a CDS encoding LysR family transcriptional regulator, translating into MELYQLKTFVAVAEEGNFTRAGKRVHASQPAVSAHIKALEDELGVRLFDRVARGVELTHAGEELVHDAIEVLAAANTLEARAVTLGGAVTGQMTLGLCADPKYLKVSGLLNQIGERFPRLNLKLAMSPSGTVLNEIRARNMDAGFVFSGNPYGDLTSIKLADPLYCVMGAAHMEQDLAKAGPEELSAYTWVVATSNSPLRELQVQLFNKYGIIPAQIISVNSEELMRPLVVEGKALGVMRDDEADTLLALNKGAECPLLGRHSLEMNFVYRKSQAEDPSMVMLIDIVRKEWGLED; encoded by the coding sequence ATGGAATTATATCAGCTTAAAACGTTTGTTGCCGTGGCAGAGGAAGGGAATTTTACTCGTGCGGGAAAGCGGGTTCATGCCTCCCAGCCAGCGGTGAGTGCGCATATCAAGGCCTTGGAAGACGAGCTTGGCGTCCGGTTATTTGACCGGGTGGCACGTGGAGTTGAGTTGACCCATGCCGGTGAGGAATTGGTGCATGATGCCATTGAGGTGCTTGCTGCGGCGAACACGTTGGAGGCCCGGGCCGTGACATTGGGTGGTGCGGTGACGGGACAGATGACGTTGGGTTTGTGTGCCGATCCGAAGTATCTCAAGGTCAGCGGCCTGCTCAATCAGATTGGTGAACGGTTTCCTCGGTTGAATTTGAAATTGGCCATGTCGCCTTCAGGGACCGTGCTTAATGAGATTCGGGCACGTAATATGGACGCCGGTTTTGTTTTTTCTGGGAACCCGTATGGAGATCTCACGAGTATCAAATTGGCTGATCCGTTGTATTGTGTCATGGGTGCGGCACATATGGAACAGGATTTGGCCAAGGCCGGGCCGGAGGAATTGTCTGCATATACGTGGGTGGTTGCGACGAGCAACAGTCCGCTTAGAGAATTACAGGTTCAGCTTTTCAATAAATATGGCATTATTCCGGCTCAGATCATCAGCGTGAATTCGGAAGAACTCATGCGGCCATTGGTGGTCGAAGGCAAGGCGTTGGGCGTGATGCGGGATGATGAGGCGGACACGCTTCTGGCATTGAACAAGGGGGCAGAGTGTCCCTTGTTGGGACGTCATTCGCTGGAGATGAATTTTGTGTATCGCAAAAGCCAGGCCGAGGATCCGTCCATGGTCATGCTGATCGACATCGTGCGCAAGGAATGGGGGCTGGAGGACTAG
- a CDS encoding LysR family transcriptional regulator, producing MELYQLKTFVVVATEEHLTRASVRLHTSQPTVSAHIKALEEELETRLFIRTPKGMRLTEAGERLKNKAEHVLKAARELVLEARNMGDELVGDVSIGLNTDAEFLRIVPLLNSLGDEHPRLTIQIQQRASAQIQDAILAGRLDCGFIFGEPRHTDIQSIMLQKTRFYVAVPDKWKDRISGGIEALADLPWIMDPSDNPLQKLTAPFFQARHTQLPPQLEVDGDEVIRVLVAAGKGVAFLRKREIEAASRIGQPVHAMAFDELFIDARFVYLKRRDQDPVMQAVIHHVTSVWDTV from the coding sequence ATGGAACTCTATCAACTAAAAACATTTGTTGTTGTCGCCACCGAAGAACATCTGACCAGAGCATCTGTTCGGCTACACACGAGCCAGCCCACAGTGAGCGCACATATCAAGGCATTGGAAGAAGAACTGGAGACCCGGTTGTTCATTCGAACGCCCAAGGGAATGCGATTGACCGAGGCAGGGGAGCGGCTCAAGAACAAGGCGGAACACGTGCTCAAGGCTGCCCGCGAGCTGGTTCTTGAAGCTCGAAACATGGGTGACGAGTTGGTGGGGGATGTGTCCATCGGTCTGAATACGGATGCGGAATTCTTGCGTATCGTGCCGTTGCTCAACTCTCTAGGTGATGAACATCCCAGACTGACCATTCAGATACAACAGCGGGCCAGTGCCCAGATACAGGATGCCATTCTGGCTGGGAGGCTTGATTGCGGTTTCATTTTCGGCGAGCCGCGTCACACGGACATTCAATCAATCATGTTGCAAAAGACCCGCTTCTATGTGGCTGTCCCGGATAAATGGAAAGATCGCATTTCCGGCGGTATCGAAGCGTTGGCCGATCTGCCGTGGATCATGGACCCCAGCGACAATCCGCTACAAAAACTCACGGCCCCGTTTTTTCAGGCCCGGCACACCCAGCTTCCACCACAATTGGAAGTGGACGGTGACGAGGTCATTCGTGTGCTGGTCGCTGCCGGAAAGGGCGTCGCCTTTCTCCGAAAAAGGGAAATCGAAGCCGCCAGCCGCATCGGTCAACCGGTTCATGCCATGGCGTTTGACGAACTGTTCATCGATGCCCGATTCGTCTACCTGAAACGACGCGATCAAGACCCGGTCATGCAAGCGGTCATCCACCATGTCACCTCGGTATGGGACACGGTCTAG
- a CDS encoding rubrerythrin family protein, whose amino-acid sequence MSKTLENLKEAFAGESQANRKYLAFAEKADKEGKPGVAKLFRAAAAAETIHAHAHLRLMKGIGSTEENLKAAIEGETFEFKSMYPEMMEDAKAEGENATLRYFGFANEAEKIHAELYTQALEADDDTFAEADFHICSVCGHTMNGEPTEKCPICGAAPKAYTRVD is encoded by the coding sequence ATGAGCAAGACTTTGGAAAATTTGAAAGAAGCGTTCGCAGGCGAGTCCCAGGCCAACCGGAAATATCTGGCGTTTGCCGAAAAGGCGGACAAGGAAGGCAAGCCCGGAGTTGCGAAATTGTTTCGGGCAGCGGCAGCGGCCGAGACCATTCATGCTCATGCGCACCTGCGCTTGATGAAGGGCATCGGGTCCACCGAAGAGAACCTGAAGGCCGCCATTGAAGGTGAGACCTTTGAATTCAAATCCATGTATCCCGAGATGATGGAAGATGCCAAGGCCGAGGGCGAAAACGCGACGCTGCGGTATTTCGGATTTGCCAACGAAGCCGAGAAAATCCACGCCGAATTGTACACGCAGGCATTGGAAGCCGATGATGACACCTTTGCGGAAGCCGATTTTCATATCTGTTCCGTGTGTGGGCATACCATGAATGGCGAACCGACTGAAAAATGTCCCATCTGTGGTGCGGCTCCCAAGGCATACACCAGAGTTGACTAG
- the purD gene encoding phosphoribosylamine--glycine ligase produces the protein MKILIVGSGGREHALCWKLAQSPKVESILCAPGNGGTAQIGENIDIKDDDIPALIALAKDREVDLVVAGPEMPLVLGLENALRQEGIPCFGPNAFAANLEGSKAFSKNVMADAGVPTAAFRVFDIYEDAVAFIKERGAPIVVKADGLAAGKGVVVATTEEEAIEAIEEMMVKKAFGSAGDRVVIEETLQGEEASFLCFCDGTNYAMLPSCQDHKAAYEGDTGPNTGGMGAYSPAPILPKDKYEETAELCIKPILRHLAAKGEPFKGVLYAGLMYTENGPSVLEYNVRFGDPECQPLLMRLETDLLTVMFACIDGKLDQIEVTSTPQTACGVVIAAEGYPGSYPKGMEVTGLDDADAMDGVKVFQAGTRVDGDKIVTSGGRVLCVTALGDDLAAARKRAYEAVDKVHFDTSFYRRDIADKGLKRLK, from the coding sequence ATGAAAATATTGATTGTCGGTTCCGGTGGGCGTGAGCACGCCCTATGTTGGAAGCTTGCCCAGAGTCCGAAAGTGGAATCCATTCTGTGCGCTCCCGGTAATGGTGGAACAGCGCAGATTGGTGAAAATATCGATATCAAGGATGACGATATTCCGGCCCTGATCGCGCTGGCCAAGGATCGCGAAGTGGATCTGGTCGTGGCCGGTCCGGAAATGCCGCTGGTGCTCGGTCTGGAAAACGCGCTCAGGCAGGAAGGAATTCCGTGTTTCGGTCCCAATGCCTTTGCTGCAAATCTGGAAGGGTCAAAGGCTTTTTCCAAGAACGTCATGGCCGATGCTGGTGTGCCGACAGCGGCCTTCCGAGTGTTTGATATATATGAAGACGCCGTGGCCTTTATCAAGGAGCGGGGCGCACCGATCGTGGTCAAGGCTGATGGTCTGGCCGCCGGTAAGGGCGTGGTCGTGGCAACGACTGAAGAAGAAGCCATTGAAGCCATTGAAGAAATGATGGTCAAAAAGGCGTTTGGCTCTGCTGGTGATCGAGTGGTCATCGAAGAGACGCTTCAGGGCGAGGAAGCCTCTTTCCTCTGCTTTTGCGATGGCACCAATTACGCCATGCTCCCTTCCTGTCAGGATCACAAGGCCGCTTATGAAGGCGATACCGGTCCGAATACCGGCGGCATGGGAGCGTATTCCCCTGCGCCGATTCTGCCCAAGGACAAATATGAAGAGACCGCAGAACTGTGCATCAAACCCATTTTGCGCCATCTGGCCGCCAAGGGTGAGCCGTTCAAGGGCGTGTTATACGCCGGATTAATGTACACCGAAAACGGTCCCAGCGTGCTTGAATACAATGTTCGATTTGGTGATCCCGAATGCCAGCCGTTGCTCATGCGTCTGGAGACCGATCTGTTGACTGTCATGTTCGCGTGTATCGATGGCAAGTTGGACCAGATCGAAGTGACATCCACCCCGCAGACCGCGTGTGGTGTGGTCATTGCTGCAGAAGGCTATCCCGGTTCCTATCCCAAGGGGATGGAGGTGACGGGGCTTGACGATGCGGACGCCATGGATGGGGTCAAGGTCTTCCAGGCTGGAACCCGTGTTGACGGTGACAAGATCGTCACTTCTGGCGGACGCGTTTTGTGTGTCACCGCACTTGGCGACGACCTGGCTGCTGCTCGAAAAAGAGCCTATGAGGCCGTGGACAAAGTCCATTTCGACACGAGTTTTTATCGTCGAGACATTGCGGACAAGGGCTTGAAGCGGTTGAAATAG
- the purE gene encoding 5-(carboxyamino)imidazole ribonucleotide mutase, giving the protein MPKVVIFMGSISDEDKMRPCSDLLKELGIDHVFTVSSAHRTPERTARLVEQYEADGAQVFICAAGLAAHLAGAVAAKTTRPVLGVPLAGSPFGGMDAMLATVQMPPGFPVGTLALDKVGAKNAAWLAAQILALHDDSLTEKILEAREGFKEAVERDAARL; this is encoded by the coding sequence ATGCCGAAAGTAGTTATTTTCATGGGATCTATTTCTGATGAAGACAAGATGCGTCCATGTTCCGATCTGTTGAAGGAATTGGGCATTGACCATGTATTTACCGTTTCGTCCGCGCACCGGACACCGGAGCGGACCGCCCGGCTGGTCGAGCAGTATGAGGCTGACGGTGCCCAGGTATTCATCTGTGCCGCAGGTCTTGCCGCGCACCTGGCCGGAGCCGTTGCCGCCAAGACCACCAGGCCCGTGCTTGGCGTGCCGCTGGCAGGTTCCCCGTTTGGCGGGATGGATGCCATGCTCGCCACAGTGCAGATGCCCCCGGGATTCCCGGTGGGAACCCTTGCACTGGATAAGGTTGGAGCCAAGAACGCCGCTTGGTTGGCCGCGCAGATTTTGGCTCTGCACGATGACAGTTTGACCGAGAAGATTTTGGAAGCCCGCGAAGGGTTCAAGGAAGCTGTCGAACGAGACGCCGCCCGTCTCTAG
- a CDS encoding thermonuclease family protein — protein MSFRNLLFTLSLVGILAVFSGQALAQDVQFLHIIDGDSLVVVAKGDSVTIRLLGVDAPERGQEYGKKATIFSLKFCYGKQIRLEFDRRRKDRYGRTLAYVYADGALLNTALIQAGLALATPVKPNTKYASLFKKTEENAKKEKQGFWRCGGLKKTPAQWRKKHRYSSKKWIKKTDALFP, from the coding sequence ATGAGTTTCCGCAACCTCCTCTTCACACTTTCCCTGGTCGGCATACTCGCTGTATTCTCCGGTCAGGCTCTGGCTCAAGATGTCCAATTCCTTCATATCATTGATGGAGATTCATTAGTTGTCGTGGCAAAAGGGGATTCGGTGACGATCCGACTCCTTGGCGTGGACGCCCCGGAACGAGGTCAGGAATACGGTAAAAAGGCCACGATCTTTTCCCTCAAATTCTGCTATGGCAAACAGATCAGATTGGAATTCGACCGACGTCGAAAAGACCGCTACGGAAGGACACTTGCCTATGTCTATGCTGATGGGGCACTGCTCAATACGGCATTGATTCAGGCGGGATTGGCTCTGGCGACTCCGGTCAAACCAAATACCAAGTACGCTTCGTTGTTCAAGAAAACCGAAGAGAATGCCAAAAAGGAAAAACAGGGATTCTGGCGATGTGGCGGCTTGAAAAAAACACCGGCACAATGGCGAAAAAAGCACCGATACTCATCAAAAAAATGGATTAAAAAAACGGACGCCCTTTTTCCATAA
- a CDS encoding MBL fold metallo-hydrolase → MELTFLVDNNSFIGTQFLAEPALSIYIREGGKNILFDAGYSNAFMVNALHKGIDLLHLDWLALSHGHLDHTWGLDHLIRHYYEAAVNKLDHTRPQLVAHPQAFISKRQKNLPEIGMLLAEEKLSHQFELVLTDKPLWLTDKLVTLGEIERVMDFEPPTPLGERLEHDGPVPDDMPDDTALACVTDSGLVVISGCSHVGICNIVEQAKRVTGVDKVRSILGGFHLQNAQPERLDPTVEYLASLDLDDLYACHCTDLAAKIAMAQKCPLREVGSGLTLKF, encoded by the coding sequence ATGGAACTGACTTTTCTCGTTGATAATAATTCGTTTATCGGTACCCAATTTCTGGCGGAACCCGCCCTGTCCATCTACATTCGTGAAGGTGGCAAGAACATTCTTTTTGATGCTGGATATTCCAATGCGTTCATGGTGAATGCCCTGCACAAGGGGATCGATCTGCTTCATTTGGACTGGTTGGCCTTGTCGCATGGGCATCTCGACCACACCTGGGGTTTGGATCATTTGATCCGTCATTACTATGAAGCCGCTGTGAACAAATTGGATCACACCCGTCCACAACTTGTCGCACACCCGCAGGCCTTTATTTCCAAACGCCAAAAAAACTTGCCGGAAATCGGTATGTTATTGGCCGAAGAAAAACTCTCTCACCAATTCGAATTGGTGCTGACCGACAAGCCGCTCTGGTTGACCGACAAGCTCGTTACCCTCGGCGAAATCGAGCGGGTTATGGATTTCGAACCACCGACCCCGTTAGGCGAACGTTTGGAACACGACGGGCCAGTGCCCGACGATATGCCCGACGACACCGCCCTCGCCTGTGTTACCGATTCCGGGTTGGTCGTTATTTCCGGTTGTTCTCATGTCGGTATCTGCAATATTGTCGAGCAGGCAAAACGAGTCACTGGTGTGGACAAAGTCCGGTCCATTTTGGGTGGTTTTCACCTGCAAAATGCCCAGCCCGAACGACTCGATCCAACCGTCGAATATCTGGCCAGCCTCGATCTCGACGATCTCTACGCTTGTCATTGTACCGATCTTGCGGCCAAAATCGCCATGGCGCAAAAATGCCCGCTCAGAGAAGTCGGCTCCGGTTTGACGCTAAAATTTTAG
- a CDS encoding DUF2959 domain-containing protein has translation MKRCAIFLSLLLLFSFSGCQKAYYSTMESVGYDKREIMTDRVEDARESQEEAKEQFASALEQFKSAVAFDGGELEKIYEKLDDEYEDSEDKAEDVRKHIDKVEDVAEALFEEWAEEITEYSSSKLRVASQKKLTATKNRYNELIRAMRKAEKKMYPVLAAFKDQVLYLKHNLNAQAIAALEGELSTINSDVEALIKEMDKSIAEADSFIQSLE, from the coding sequence ATGAAGCGGTGTGCGATTTTTCTGTCTCTTTTGTTGCTCTTTTCTTTCTCAGGCTGTCAAAAAGCGTATTATTCCACTATGGAATCCGTCGGGTATGACAAACGCGAAATCATGACCGATCGGGTCGAAGATGCGCGTGAATCGCAAGAAGAGGCCAAGGAACAATTTGCCTCTGCCCTGGAACAGTTCAAGTCGGCTGTCGCTTTTGACGGCGGTGAGCTGGAAAAGATATACGAGAAATTGGATGACGAATATGAAGACAGCGAAGACAAGGCCGAAGACGTGCGGAAGCACATAGACAAGGTCGAAGATGTCGCCGAAGCGCTCTTCGAGGAATGGGCCGAAGAGATCACCGAATATTCCAGTTCCAAACTTCGCGTGGCCAGCCAAAAGAAATTGACCGCCACAAAAAATCGATACAACGAATTGATTCGGGCCATGCGCAAGGCCGAAAAGAAAATGTATCCGGTTTTAGCCGCCTTCAAGGATCAAGTGCTTTATCTCAAGCATAATCTCAATGCCCAAGCCATTGCTGCCCTCGAAGGAGAACTTTCGACAATCAACTCGGACGTTGAAGCCCTTATCAAGGAAATGGATAAATCCATCGCAGAAGCAGATTCGTTTATTCAATCGCTGGAATAA
- a CDS encoding LysR family transcriptional regulator ArgP: MLDYKLVEAFALVVRLGGFEKAAQALHLTQGAVSQRVKLLEEQSGCVLLVRSSPPRPTSVGREVLKHYRQVKRLEEDLGTGMGHETAGFTTLPIGINADSLATWFLPALETYLATEPVLLDLSVDDQAETLRLLRDGEVLGCISDRSTPMQGCRVEYLGDMSYQLYCTRAYKEKWFPQGVEPEAVRKAPIVIFSRKDAMHGELLFQALGERPDQYKAFYLPSSEKFGSMIASGKVCGLLPEQQAAEFVERDELIVLLPEQVLTVRLHWHCWNLASRRLLEFTDALVAGARAALDQTP, encoded by the coding sequence ATGCTGGATTACAAATTGGTCGAAGCTTTTGCCCTGGTCGTACGTCTGGGGGGATTTGAAAAAGCGGCGCAGGCGTTGCACCTCACACAAGGGGCTGTTTCCCAACGGGTCAAATTGTTGGAAGAACAGTCGGGATGTGTGTTGTTGGTGCGTTCTTCGCCGCCACGTCCCACGTCGGTCGGTCGGGAGGTGCTCAAACATTATCGGCAAGTCAAACGGTTGGAAGAGGACCTCGGGACCGGCATGGGACATGAGACCGCCGGATTCACGACATTGCCCATAGGAATCAACGCGGATTCTTTGGCGACGTGGTTTCTTCCTGCCCTTGAAACATATCTCGCCACAGAGCCTGTCCTGCTTGATCTCAGTGTGGATGATCAGGCTGAAACCTTGCGTTTATTACGAGATGGCGAGGTGTTGGGCTGTATCAGTGACCGATCCACGCCCATGCAGGGATGTCGGGTGGAGTATCTTGGGGACATGTCCTATCAATTGTATTGCACCCGGGCGTACAAGGAAAAATGGTTTCCGCAGGGTGTCGAGCCTGAAGCCGTGCGAAAAGCGCCCATTGTCATTTTCAGTCGCAAGGATGCCATGCACGGCGAATTGCTCTTTCAGGCATTGGGCGAACGGCCCGATCAGTACAAGGCCTTTTATCTGCCATCTTCGGAAAAATTCGGATCAATGATCGCTTCCGGCAAGGTCTGTGGGCTGTTGCCAGAGCAGCAAGCCGCTGAATTCGTCGAACGCGATGAATTGATCGTTCTTTTACCTGAACAGGTTTTGACGGTACGGCTGCACTGGCATTGCTGGAATTTGGCCTCCAGGCGACTTCTCGAATTCACCGACGCACTTGTCGCCGGAGCGCGGGCCGCTCTTGACCAGACGCCCTGA
- a CDS encoding LysE/ArgO family amino acid transporter, with protein sequence MTPFVQGLGMGGGLIVAIGAQNAFVLTQSVRKNHHLAVAALCTLCDAVLITLGVTGIGTMVASNPTFATVAALGGAAFLIWYGCLALRSAFQGGSLHARSQEKTGLRKTLMLTLAVTLLNPHAYLDTVVLLGSVSGQFIPPDRYVFGMGAVTASLLWFFALSLGGQALAPLFKRERTWRILDSLVCLTMWGIAGTLLRHIFA encoded by the coding sequence ATGACACCATTTGTTCAGGGACTTGGCATGGGCGGTGGACTGATTGTCGCCATTGGAGCGCAAAACGCGTTTGTCTTGACGCAGAGCGTGCGCAAAAATCATCACTTGGCCGTAGCCGCGTTGTGTACGCTGTGTGATGCCGTGCTGATTACGCTTGGCGTGACCGGTATCGGAACAATGGTGGCCTCCAACCCGACATTTGCCACTGTCGCGGCCCTTGGGGGAGCGGCTTTTCTGATCTGGTATGGATGTCTCGCCCTGCGTTCCGCCTTTCAGGGAGGCTCGTTGCACGCACGGTCACAGGAAAAAACCGGGCTGCGAAAAACGCTCATGTTGACGCTGGCCGTGACCCTGCTCAACCCACACGCCTATCTGGATACCGTGGTCCTTTTGGGATCGGTCAGCGGCCAGTTCATTCCCCCGGATCGATATGTTTTCGGCATGGGGGCGGTCACGGCTTCACTGCTCTGGTTCTTTGCACTCAGCCTCGGCGGACAGGCCCTCGCCCCGCTTTTCAAACGTGAAAGGACATGGCGTATCCTCGACTCACTGGTCTGCCTGACCATGTGGGGCATCGCTGGCACACTGCTTCGCCACATCTTCGCTTGA
- a CDS encoding cereblon family protein — MIHQTRLLSPVVALRNEPESPSHASTNEPMVKRQSASDPVEKRTRLICRQCRTPITRHDLGMTINGSHRHVFFNPTGDIFELSCFASAKNILPTGPRTEEFTWFPGFAWQVVVCAGCMTQLGWRFIGPDKGFFGLITRLLIEDSSL, encoded by the coding sequence ATGATACACCAGACACGGCTTTTGTCCCCTGTGGTCGCCTTGCGCAACGAGCCGGAATCGCCGTCACATGCTTCGACGAATGAGCCGATGGTGAAGCGGCAGTCAGCCAGCGACCCTGTTGAAAAACGGACCCGGCTCATATGCAGACAATGCCGCACGCCTATCACGCGCCATGATCTGGGCATGACGATCAATGGCAGTCATCGCCACGTCTTTTTCAATCCCACTGGAGATATTTTCGAGTTGAGCTGTTTTGCTTCGGCAAAAAACATACTGCCGACCGGTCCCCGAACCGAGGAATTCACCTGGTTCCCCGGCTTTGCATGGCAAGTGGTGGTCTGCGCCGGGTGCATGACGCAGCTCGGATGGCGTTTCATTGGCCCGGACAAGGGCTTTTTTGGCCTGATCACCCGGCTCCTCATAGAGGATTCGTCACTCTGA
- a CDS encoding acyl-CoA thioesterase — MESKSATASEVVMTHLVLPQDANPAGNLHGGVILKHIDTAGGVVAKKHSRTNTVTVSIDRMAFKQPAYMGELLTFKASLNYVGRSSMEIGVRVEAEDLTTGEVRHTNSAYLTYVALDENGKPTPVPPLTLENDTVKRRYKEAELRRELRKKELELEAGEKICLEK; from the coding sequence ATGGAATCCAAATCTGCCACAGCATCCGAAGTTGTCATGACACACCTGGTCCTGCCGCAAGACGCCAATCCCGCAGGCAATCTGCACGGTGGAGTCATCCTCAAACATATCGATACCGCTGGCGGCGTGGTCGCCAAGAAACATTCACGGACCAACACGGTCACTGTCTCCATCGACCGGATGGCCTTCAAACAGCCTGCCTACATGGGTGAACTGCTGACCTTCAAGGCCAGTCTCAATTATGTGGGCCGGTCCAGTATGGAAATCGGTGTTCGAGTCGAGGCCGAAGATCTCACCACCGGCGAAGTGCGGCACACCAATTCCGCGTACCTCACCTATGTCGCGCTGGATGAAAACGGCAAACCCACGCCGGTCCCGCCGCTCACGCTTGAAAACGATACCGTCAAGCGTCGGTACAAGGAAGCCGAACTTCGGCGAGAACTTCGCAAGAAGGAGCTGGAACTGGAAGCTGGAGAAAAAATCTGTCTTGAAAAATGA
- a CDS encoding Xaa-Pro peptidase family protein, producing MNTAVYERRRLALKEELKARNLPALLVSHAANRYYLSGFELHDPQCNESAGWLVITADGDDFLFTDPRYLDAARQVWNEDAICIYAARKHSEVCAFLKAKGITTMGFEPKALHLFDFDSLNSMLTLIVTENVVESLRLFKDDEEIRRMEEAMRLNHELFKYIEGQLIPGKTEKEIAWEVEKFFREQGAEELAFSTIVGVGPNAAKPHCIPGETLIRENDMVLIDTGCRYLDYNSDQTRTFWVGDTPSDRFKKTMDLVREAQQAAIDIIRPGLPFVEAYKESYAVFQKAGVESLFTHGLGHGVGLETHEPPSLSRGAQGVLDTGMVVTVEPGLYEASWGGIRWEYEILVTEDGCRVL from the coding sequence ATGAATACAGCAGTTTATGAAAGACGACGCCTCGCGTTGAAAGAAGAACTCAAGGCCCGCAACCTCCCGGCTCTGCTCGTCTCGCACGCCGCCAACCGGTATTATCTGTCCGGTTTCGAACTCCACGACCCACAGTGCAACGAATCCGCTGGCTGGCTCGTGATTACCGCAGATGGCGATGATTTTCTTTTTACTGATCCCCGATACTTGGACGCGGCCCGACAGGTTTGGAACGAAGATGCCATTTGCATTTATGCGGCTCGCAAACATTCGGAAGTGTGCGCGTTTCTCAAGGCGAAAGGCATTACCACCATGGGATTCGAGCCCAAGGCCTTGCATCTTTTCGATTTCGACAGCCTCAATTCCATGCTCACATTGATCGTCACGGAAAATGTGGTTGAGAGCCTTCGGTTGTTCAAGGATGACGAGGAAATTCGCCGTATGGAAGAAGCCATGCGCTTGAATCACGAACTTTTCAAATACATCGAAGGACAGCTCATTCCCGGCAAGACCGAAAAGGAGATTGCCTGGGAAGTCGAAAAATTCTTCCGCGAACAGGGTGCCGAGGAACTGGCCTTTTCAACGATCGTTGGCGTGGGACCGAATGCCGCCAAACCGCATTGCATTCCCGGAGAGACCCTGATTCGTGAAAATGACATGGTGCTTATCGACACCGGGTGCCGGTATCTGGATTACAATTCGGATCAGACCCGCACATTCTGGGTGGGAGACACCCCCAGTGATCGATTCAAGAAGACCATGGATCTGGTGCGTGAAGCACAGCAGGCGGCCATCGACATCATTCGTCCCGGTTTGCCGTTTGTCGAAGCCTACAAGGAGTCATACGCGGTTTTCCAGAAAGCGGGCGTTGAATCCCTGTTTACCCACGGCCTTGGCCATGGTGTTGGTCTGGAAACACACGAACCGCCGAGTCTTTCTCGTGGTGCCCAGGGTGTGCTCGACACCGGCATGGTCGTCACGGTTGAACCCGGTCTGTACGAAGCCTCTTGGGGCGGTATCCGGTGGGAGTATGAAATACTCGTTACCGAAGACGGATGCCGAGTTCTCTAA